The genome window GCAAGCTCAGGATCAGGACCAGCCCGAAGGGGTCCAGGCCGATTCGCCGCCACCCGCAAAGAGCGAGAAGCCCGCGCGAACGGCTGATATTAGCAGAATACTCCAGATAGAAGTACCTATTATCGTACGTCTTGCCCAAAAGACGTTGCCGCTTCAGGATGTTCTGGACCTAAGCCCGGGTACGGTGATCGAGTTCAGCAAGTCGGTCGACGACGACCTGGACCTGATGATTAATAACAAGTGCGTCGGGTCCGGAGTGGCGGTCAAGATCGGCGAGAATTTCGGCCTGCGGATCAGCCGCATCGGTCCCATCGACGAGACGATCAAGGCGATGGGCGCCGCGGCCAAGTCCTAAACCAGCCCCACCTTCTCGGCTATGGACCGGGCCAGGGCCAGCGCCTCCGCTTTCGTTTCCACCTGGCCGTTTAGCTGTGCGTCGAAGACCTCGTCGAGCACTTCCTGGTAGCCGAGGCCTGGCGGGACGCCCAGCGCTTTTTCCAAATCGCCGCCGTGGATCAGCGGCGCGGTCTGGCGCAGGGCTTCGCGATCGATCGTCTCGGCCAGATGCTCCACGCCTTCCAGCACCGTCGATGGCTCCAGTCCGGCCTCGACGCGAGCCCGGTACAGCGCGATCAGTTCGTCGTAACCGTCGCAGAGCATGATCCGCTTGATCTGGGCCAGGCTGAGGTCGCCGTCCAGCCCCAGCAGCGGCAGGTGATGGATCAGCCAGACCACCGCGTGGCGCTGGCGGTTTGAGCAGGTCAGCCGGCGGCAGACGTCGTCGGCCACCTGGGCTGAGGTGTTGGCCTCCGGCGTCTTGACCCGCGTTCGGACGGTCCGCGGCCGGTCGATGGTTGCGGATCGCATCAACCCGGTCAGATGCAGGACGGCTGCAAACACCGTTTCGAATCGCACGTGCGGTCCGAGCCGATCGACGGTCATCAGCGAGTGGTCGAAGGCGTCGCCCGCGGCGGAAACTTCGTGTCCTTCGGCGAACGTCACGCCCGGCCGACCTCGCAGATCCGTCAGCTCCGGCAGCACGTAGGGCAGCAGTCCCAACTCATCGGCCAGCCGCAGTCCGCGCATCCGGCCGGTCCGCGTGAGCATCTTGCGCAGCTCGTCGAGGATTCGTTCGGTGCTGATTTCCTGGATTTGTTCGGTTTGCGACCGGATCGCCGCCGCCGTCCGGTTCTCGACGGCAAAGGCCAGCCGCGCGGCAAACCGCACCGCTCGCAACAACCGCAGATGATCCTCGCGGAAGCGGCGATCCGGTTCGCCGATCGCCCGGATCAGCCCCGCCCGCAGGTCCGCCCGTCCGCCCACCAGGTCGATCAGGCGATCCTCCAGCGGATCGTAGTACATCCCGTTGATTGTGAAATCTCGCCTCGCTGCGTCCTCTTCGAGCGTGGCGAATCGCACCCGGTCCGGATGCCGTCCGTCGCTGTAGCTTTCATCGGTGCGGAAGCTGGCGACTTCGATCCACTGGCCGCCCATCCCCACCAGCACCACGCCGAACTGCGCGCCGACCAGGCGGGTCCGGCGGAACAGTGCCTGAATGGCCTGTGGCCGCGCCGAGGTCGCCACGTCGTGCTCGTCGATGTCTTGCCGGCCCAACAGCATGTCGCGGACGCAGCCGCCGACCAGGTACGCCTCGTGCCCGGCCTCGCGAAGGACCTCGATGATCTTTACCGCTGCGCTGCGATTGTCCATGATCCACGTATTGTAGCCCGGACCGATCGGCTTGGACAGACCTGAGTGCATGCGGCGATGCGGCACGTGTCCCGGCGCCGCCCGGTCGGTTCAGGAGCGGTTCAGATGCAGGACCTTGGCGGGCGGGAATCCGTTGAACCAGGTGGACGAGGCGTGCGAGTAGGCGCCGATGTTCTCGGAATAGACAAGGTCGCCGATCTCGAGTTCGGGCAAATACTCAGCCTGCGAGATCGTGTCGAGCGCGTCGCAGGTCGGTCCGAAGACCGCACTGATGTGGCCCGACCCGCCCTTGAAGGCCTTGATCGGGTAGTGGCAGTGGTCGAAGAGGATGCCCGAGTAGGTGTGGTAGACGCCGTCGTTGAGATAGTAGCACCGCTTGCCGTCGCGCTCGGCTTTGCCGATGACCTCGGCGACGAGGGTGGCGGCGGTGGCCACCATGAACCGTCCCGGTTCGGCCAGGATTTCGATATCCCTGGGAAAGAGGCGATTGATCTCGGAGTTCAGGACGCGGGCCAGATCGCGCAGCGGGCCGACCGTCTGATCGTAGCGGGCGGGAAAACCGCCGCCGATATCGAGCAGCTTGAGTGCGAAGCCGCGGGCCGACGCCTCTTCCATGATGCCGGCTGAGATGCTCAGGGCCTGGACGAAGTTCTCGAAGTTGGTGCACTGGCTGCCGACGTGGAAGCAGAGGCCTTCGACGACGAGGCCGGCGTCGTGGGCGG of Phycisphaerae bacterium contains these proteins:
- a CDS encoding CCA tRNA nucleotidyltransferase, which encodes MHSGLSKPIGPGYNTWIMDNRSAAVKIIEVLREAGHEAYLVGGCVRDMLLGRQDIDEHDVATSARPQAIQALFRRTRLVGAQFGVVLVGMGGQWIEVASFRTDESYSDGRHPDRVRFATLEEDAARRDFTINGMYYDPLEDRLIDLVGGRADLRAGLIRAIGEPDRRFREDHLRLLRAVRFAARLAFAVENRTAAAIRSQTEQIQEISTERILDELRKMLTRTGRMRGLRLADELGLLPYVLPELTDLRGRPGVTFAEGHEVSAAGDAFDHSLMTVDRLGPHVRFETVFAAVLHLTGLMRSATIDRPRTVRTRVKTPEANTSAQVADDVCRRLTCSNRQRHAVVWLIHHLPLLGLDGDLSLAQIKRIMLCDGYDELIALYRARVEAGLEPSTVLEGVEHLAETIDREALRQTAPLIHGGDLEKALGVPPGLGYQEVLDEVFDAQLNGQVETKAEALALARSIAEKVGLV
- a CDS encoding type III PLP-dependent enzyme, which gives rise to MPKAKPKALEKLARRHGTPLFVVDHDVLRANYAQFRRHLPRVQAYYAVKANPDPAIVRTFYEIGASFDVASIAEFRLVYENIRKLPAKARQDFIWDKIIYANPIKDRQTLEELDRYRPLVTYDNVEEIRKIRRHAQQAGLALRIRVPNTGSMVELSSKFGCAPAEAVDLIAAAHDAGLVVEGLCFHVGSQCTNFENFVQALSISAGIMEEASARGFALKLLDIGGGFPARYDQTVGPLRDLARVLNSEINRLFPRDIEILAEPGRFMVATAATLVAEVIGKAERDGKRCYYLNDGVYHTYSGILFDHCHYPIKAFKGGSGHISAVFGPTCDALDTISQAEYLPELEIGDLVYSENIGAYSHASSTWFNGFPPAKVLHLNRS
- a CDS encoding FliM/FliN family flagellar motor switch protein, whose protein sequence is MTETQVEQEQDVTQQESPPQAAHETLSENQDQEQAQDQDQPEGVQADSPPPAKSEKPARTADISRILQIEVPIIVRLAQKTLPLQDVLDLSPGTVIEFSKSVDDDLDLMINNKCVGSGVAVKIGENFGLRISRIGPIDETIKAMGAAAKS